The following DNA comes from Salvelinus sp. IW2-2015 unplaced genomic scaffold, ASM291031v2 Un_scaffold2947, whole genome shotgun sequence.
attcagagtcATGAAGtaatgaaaactggttgttttgcaactgttgaacttataatatggctactaatactggaaaagctaaatcaaagtccaagtacagatttgacaatattcttgcagaaaaatgtaatatgaatgcaaatgtctccttcatgatttgcccaaatgtatctgggtgacttcacactaaatgtcgtgtagttcgctcatacttaaagttatccgtctgaaactttgcacatacactggtGCCATCTtctggacaccatcggaattacaaccagagtgatggatAGAAGTGGGacctttcaaatcaaagtttatttgtcacgtgcgctcaatacaacaggtgtagtagaccttacagtgaaatgcttacttacaggctctaaccaatagtgcaaaaaaggtattcggtgaacaataggtaggtaaaaagacaggctatatacagtagcgaggctacatatagacaccggttagtcaggctgattgaggtagtatgtacatgtatatatagttaaagtgactatgcatatatgatgaacagagagtagcagtagcggtaaagaggggttggggggccacacaatgcaaatagtctgggtatccatttgattacctgttcaagagtcttatggcttgggggtaaaaagtgttgagaagcctttttgtcctagacttggtactccggtaccgcttgccatgcggtagtagagagaacagtctataactggggtggctggggtctttgataatttttagggccttcctctgacactgcctggtgtagaggtcctggatggcaggataacttagccccagtgatgtactgggccttacgcactaccctctgtagtgccttgtggtggtcagaggccgagcaattgccataccaggcagtgatgcaaccagtcaggatgctctcgatgttgcagctgtagaaccttttgaggatctcaggacccatgccaaatcattttactttcctgagggggaataggcgttgtcgtgcactcttcacgactgtcttggtgtgtttggaccattctagtttgttgttgatgttgacaccaaggaacttgaaggtctcaacctgctccactgcagccccgtcgatgagaatgagggcgtgctcggtcctccttttcctgtagtccacaatcatctccttagtcttggttacgttgagggataggttgttattttggtaccacccggccaggtctctgacagcctatagggaggaggtctcgtcattgtcggtgatcaggcctaccactgttgtgtcgtctgcaaacttaatggtgttggagtcgtgcctggccatgcagttgtgggtgaacagggagtacaggaggggactgagcacacacccttggggagctccagtgttgaggatcaggaggattctgttgcatttcaaagatggtggtagaataAAAAATACGGttgtttctttctttgtattttcttctaccagatctattgttatattctcctacattcaattcacatttccacaaacttcaaagtgtttcctttcaaatggtaccaagaatatgcatatccttgcttcagggcctgagctacaggaagtTAGATTTGTGTATGTCACTTTAGGTGAAAATTGGGAAAAAAGGCAGCTATCCCTAAGAAGATTTATTGTGCATATGTGCATAGCACCATACATGCACTTGATTGGGGGACTTTGAGGATAACAGAGTAGAGAAGTTGTTACGAACCTCTTTGGCCCTGCATTCTAGGGGGGATGCAAACGAGACCCGCAACATATCTCATGCTAATCATAATAGTGAAAAGGAACAGTGAGAACTAATAACAGACAACctaaatctaccgtcaaacacttaTGGTTTATTTGTTAACGGTGTCAAAGTCTCTTGACATGCCTTTCAAGGTTTCCTGTGTAGCCACAACCATTCAATGTGCAGACAGGATGTCCATCCCACTTGTCTGCAGGTATTTGGACAGTGGGGACATGTTCTCAAATATCCAAATAAATATTTGAGCTGTCAGTATCGTCTCATACCAGAGAAGAGCCGCAGTAAATCCTCTTGCCTTCACCGGAACAGTTGTCTTCATGTTGGCCTGTCCTTGGCTGATACGCTATGGCTGATAGTGTGAAGAATAGTTCAAAATAGAGACCCTGGTTCAGTTTTCCAAAGGATTCAAAGACCTTCTTTGAAGTGCTTCTTCAAAGCACTTTCCTTAGCCCACCAGCGTGTTCCTCCGATTGGAGATAGGCGTCTGTCGCGTGTCCTGGCTCTTCTTCTCCAACACATCCATCCTTTGATAGGATTCACGAAGTAACACAGCAATGTCGTTAAGGCAGCTACAGACCCATTTGTTCAGTTTCCAAATCAGAAGATCAAAGAACAGGATGAGGACACAGAGCTGGAGGAAGTCCCTCTGCCACAGAAAAGGGCAAGAAAGAAGAAAATCATGTCTGGAGAGATGGCTCAAGATGAAGCTttgacagaggcagagagtgCCTATAAAGTTCAAGTCCACAATCAAATTATGGATACAGTCACATAGTATCCACAGGTGATTTCTGTCTCATGGCACTCTATATGCTGACCTAGGCCTTCTGGACCCTATAAACTTCCTCCAAATAACATCCAATGGTCTTCCACAGACAGCCCTTCAAGAGCTCAGCAAATGTTTGCTTTCGATTTGATAGCCGAGCAACTGTTGACAATTTGCAGTGTGAGCTGAGGAAGCCTCGCTGTACAGTGGAAAAGACTGAAAAGTTCAGGATTGGAGGAATACATGACCAGGACAGTGGAGGATGGCCCAGATGGAAATTAAGAATAAATGCTGCTCATCCTGCAAAGAATGTCCACAGTGTTGTTACCAGATGCTGAGACGGTACAACCTGCTGACTGATGCTTACCATATCCTTGGCCTTGGATACAAGTTCCTACTCACCCTCTCAGTTACCCAGGTAGCTTGTGAGTGAAGTTTCTCTACCTTAAAGTATATCAAGAGCAGACTCAGGAGCACTCTCTCAGAAGAACAGCTAGAGGCCTTCATGCTGATGGTCACCgagaaggacatcctaatggccctggatactgacatggtgaTCCATAGAGTTGCAGAGAAAAGCTGTTGATAAAATTGCTCCTCCAATAAGGTAGTTGAGACATATTTCCTATAACTTGCTTACTTACCATAATTTTACTCATATATTTCTaatgtctctttctcctgtctgTAATATTGCTGTCCAATAGTTTGACAGAgtgaagccagccagctaacccTGAGCAGCAGTTAGACAGTTCTGTTTCAGTGAGTATTGTGGATATCATagcatctcttttttttttacacaaggcTTCGGGTGATGTTGATGAATCATGACTCATGATGGCTTGTGCTGCTCTCTTACAggttacaccattttaaagatacacttcttgttaatcccaccacagtgtccgatttcaaaaaggctttacagcgaaagcaccataaacgattatgttaggtcaccgcaaaatcacagaaaaacacagccatttttccagccaaagacaggagtcacaataagcagaaagagataaaattaatcactaacctttgatgatcttcatcagatgacactcatgggacttcatgttacacaatacatatatgttttgtgcgataaagttcatatttatatccaaaaacctctttacattggcgccatgttcagaaatgcctccaaaatatccggagaaattgcagagagccacatcaaataacataaatactcatcataaactttgatgaaagatacatgttttacatagaattaaagatacacgtgttcttaatgcaaccgctgtgtcagatttcaaaaaagctttacggcaaagcaCGATATTCAACAacctgagaacagcgttcagccacaaaaggaagccatacagttacccgccaaattgtggagtcaacaaaagttataaatagcattataaataaatcttacctttgctgatcttcgtccgAATGCACTCCTAGggctcccacttccacaagaaatgtttgttttgttcggtaatgtccatcatttatgtccaaatagctatttttgttagcgtgtttggtaaacaaatccaaagtcaggaagcgcgttcactaaaagcagacaatgtcaaaaagttccgtaacagtcagtagaaacatgtcaaacgatgtattgaatcaatctttaggatgtttttaacataaatcttcaataaagttccaaccggaagaattccattgtcttcagaagtgcgatggaacagagctccctcatgtgaaatcacatggtcagagcatggtcagctcatggtagaccttactcattcccgtctccttcggccccactaaacagtagaagcatcagacaaggttctacagactgttgacatctagtggaagccgtaggaagtgcaaactgacccatatcccactgtgtattcgataggcgatgagttgaaaacctacaaacctcagactTCCCacttctggttggatttttttatcaggtttttgcctgccatattagttctgttatactcacagacatcattcaaacagttttagaaacttcgggagtgttctctatccaatactaataataatatgcatatattagcaactgggactgaggagcaggcagtttactctgggcacctctgggcaccttttcatccaagctactcaatactgcgctgcagccataagaagttttaacaaactatagttttggcaagttggttaggacatctacttcgtgcatgacacaagtaattttccaacaattatttacagacagattattttacttatcattcactgtatcacaattccagtgggtcagaagtttacatacactaagttgacatagtggccttttaacagcttggaaaattcccaaataatgtcatggctttgaaGGTTCTGtagggctaattgacataatttgagtcaattggaggtgtacctgtggatgtattaaggcctaccttcaaactagtgcctctttgcttgacgtcatgggaaaatcaaaagaaatcagccaagactcaaaaaaaattgtagacctccacaagtctggttcatccttgggagcaatttccaaatgcctgaaggtaccacgttcatctgtacaaacaaagtacgcaagtataaacaccatgggaccacgcagccatcatacgctcaggaaggagacgcgttctgtttcctagagatgaatgtactttggtgggaaaagtgcaaatcaatccagaacaacagcaaaggaccatgtgaagatgctggaggaaaacaggtacaaaagtatctatatccacagtaaaacgagtcctatatcgacataacctgaaaggccgctcagcaaggaagaagccactgctacaaaccgccataaaaaagccagactacggtttgcaactgcacatggggacaaagatcgtacttttcttGAGAAAAAAAGGTCTGATGAACagtaatagaactgtttggccataaagaccaacgttacgtttggaggaaaaagggggcttgcaagccgaagaacaccatcccaaccgtcaaGCACGGGGgggcagcaccatgttgtgggggtgctttgctgcaggagggactggtcacttcacaaaatatgggcatcatgaggtaggaaaatatgtggatatattgaactaTCATCTCAcaatagtcaggaagttaaagcttggtcacaaatgggtcttccaaatggacaatgaccccaagcatacttccaagttgtggcaaatggctaagGACACAAAAAGTCaagtattgaagtggccatcacaaagccctgacctcaatcctatagaaaatttgtgggcagaactgaaaagcgtgtgcgagcaaggggcctacaaacctgactcagttacaccagctcagtcaggaggaatgggccaaaattcacccaacttattgtgggaagcttgtggaaggctacccgaacgtttgacccaagttaaacaatgtaaaggcaatgctaccaaataataattgagtgtatgtaaacttctgacccaataggaatgtgatgaaagaaataaaagctgaaataaatcattgtctctactattagtctgacatttcacattcttaaaataaagtggtgtcctaactgacctaagacaggaatttttactaggattacatgtcaagaattgtgaaaaactgagtttaaatgtatttggctaaggtgtatgtaaactccgacttcaactgtaacattgGATTGGTTTCCTTTTtagagttaggttcacattaaccacttattttacacacagagctGATcgtgtagatcatattctttgttgtttatttagttaaaacctgcatttcccctagcagggattttttgcatgtttgtgcacaacaacaaaaagtgtaccttttgggccctcaccagtttgcatcctgTGCTCTCCTCTGGTGCCTATAAGATACTGTTTACTCAATTGGGAGTTGAGAAGTTGATAACTGGAGACCAGATTatagtattttctttgtcttctcttattcgcaatagccatttgctttctaAACTATGTTTTTCCtatgattgtattttgaaatattgatATAGGCCTAGGCCTAGACCTATTAAACTTATTTTCACTGACTGCTGCAACTCAACAATCAGctatttggtaggctatttgccGCCTCCTGGYCAAATTGCGTACTGCCAAAATTGCTCATTTAACCTTTTTATACATGAGTTCTGAATATCTCTAACCGTCGACCCAACATGAATTGTTTTATGcatgtgatgtcagaatgcactcactgtttcAAAATGTGactgttacgcaacaggacagttaacacacgctgcctgttaattatctataggctatggttcaacttgtcaatttcaaactATTTTAGAACAATTGaggtgttccgcctcctcattaatttgCATAGAAGTAGCTCCTTTCAGCGTTGCGggcaatttatgtttgaggctttacttaGCCGGACATTTCGAGGATCCCACACACTGCACCAATGTTtccgcagatcaagtatgcagatgTGTGCAGTTTTGCACGAattggcacattttctggctgacACTCGCATGGccttccttgttgttttccttataaataataactttggacatgtgtacgttactatcaaagtaagtgcctttctgtatatcgtgttttTTCGTTTCTACCGTAGCATAcagtatggagcataatgtatttacagttgtaTTCATATGTTTTCAAGTAYTGCTGACAAATAATGSattccgattattgcatagattgtaatgRACACCTATGTGTGTAGAATACTTtttaaggttgtactgattataatgagctaatgctaagctatttgccagctatgtgtggcgccatgcttgttgacattatacaatgcattctggtctgacagaccaaagatgttataatgaggtgaaggaatggttcactcatctttcgggtAAACTTCTGGAAGCGAATGAAGGGATGTGAATGATCGTAgatgacacacccccttcaacatgcatacagcAAACAGAACAATCATCTTGTTTcctcttatctttggttgatgcRAAAACAAATGTGGCGGtgcgcacaaactacccatcatcGGATTGCTTtcaatttctagaaagtgttttactcaattatttcaatCAATGTTGAGCTgacccgtgatgtgatgaattataaatagtaattgctattaggtAATACATATTGTGGTttttgtcagccgagagttatctaAATTTTGTTGCGTCAATATTTCCTCAGTTCCTCAGGATGAcgcaagcgttgcaaaataaatgtatacatacatgttattcaatcattgcaccSACACTGCTCacacgcgccaacgagcgtctgcgttgccaggcactaaaatagaagTTGTTCCTATTTGTGGCRCAGAAAGCGCTGCAARTCCTGCCTCTCCCATATCCTCATTGGCTTTTAGAAGCATAtgccacgtgccatctcctcattggttatacccacgtgggtgattgaaagattaacggaggtcggttgtggtaatacaccttatgaaagttagttgccaatcgccatatagagtccaaaaaagaaaaagcctggaaagaggagagatgactagaaacaatttggttgaccgttttgtgtgtggattaactgtcggagtagaggaccttgtgcatttcaggaaaaataacaatgtgtatatcccaggacaaattagctagcaacagcaagctagctatctaaatagcaactgcaagctagccaAATTGCCATAGATGTTTAAtccttttcgacctgtccccaaattaatataatggttcagagtttgttttgatatttcaacctgcgtgtcgtgatcgcgtttggtgtggggggacaaaatctatttgcacacgatggcgcacgcggtTTTTTGTCATGGTGTtagcgctaggactaatgtagctTACATTTTCGTGTTATGCTGTTGCTACTTCTGTGAaagtctgaacattgcatccaaaaatgaactttgtcacattcaggacataactttgtaaggactgtgctTTTGAAAGAAGTTTCTGTGAAAAACCAGCGTGGCCAGCTCAAAYgctgactgttgcgtcaatcgaaactggacgttctaaataagtgTTCTAATCAAACCGGTTTGATCGTAGCTCCAGGGACCATACTTTAGAATGACCACACCCGTTTGTTGTTAAGTGtgaaaagtgttaaaacaatcaACAGCTAATTTTTAAAAGAAGCTAAGGATCCTCTGTGGTGAAATCATCATATTCTCTGGTGTAGTATTTGTAATGATGTTATTTATCTCTGTATACGGCACAAGTAAttattaggccgtcattgtaaataagaatttgttcttaactgacttgcctagtaaaataaaaaaagctatAGCAAATTTTGGCaaattcaatttactttaggggaagcttATCTTCCCCTAGCCTACTGGATGCACCGCCTATGCCAACATCAATGTATAAGTAGCCGGTGCATAAAACAGCTGGCTGCGAGGCTTACAAGGCCAAGTTCAAATGACAACATCAAATTCAAAGCAATCAGCGCACTGCCTAAATAGCTGACCTCAAGCAAACTGTCGGGTACTGTCTCTGCTCAATGCTGAGAGAAAGGTACACAGGCTAACAGCTTCTCTCCAAGCACATTTCTGCATGTTCCCAAAGCTAGCCAATCGATACGCTAAACAGCTGTTGCATTTTAATGCCggattggaatgattttagtCAACTTTATTTGCAGCCCACTTTTACATTTTTGATCTTGAGCTATATACAGCTGATGCGCCTGCCTGTGTTACAGCATTGTCCTGAGCGGAGACATTAACGTAATCTTCTTCATCATCTTCACTGTTCATTTTTTCATGAGTGTTTTCCTCTTTGTTGTCATAGACATCCTCTGATTTCCCATAGCTGTGccctttctcctcctcattcttattttccctcttccctctctccagacCTCTCTCGTAACAGACGTTTTCAAAATGCACATAGTCCTCTAGACCTCTCTCGTAACAGACGTTTTCAAAATTCACATAGTCCTCTCCCTCTTTGTTGTCCTCCcctctgttgtgtctgttgtcAATACCTGTTGCATAAAAGTTTGCTCATGAATATTCGCAAGAACAAACCCAAGGGAATAAAAAAGCCTTACAAACAAAATGATATCAACAAAAGTCTTTGGGACAAATGTGAGTTTACAGTATAATGATATCACTTAcattctctctggtcagtctctgtAGATGGCTTGCTGCTCCTCCTTGTCCTCCTGCTGACTAGACAGATGACAAGCAGAAGCAGAAACAGGAGTGCTagcccaccagaccctccagAGGCAATGATGGGGACCATAGATGCTGA
Coding sequences within:
- the LOC112075034 gene encoding uncharacterized protein, whose protein sequence is MFWEPHGPEVIRGHSFSIICSIHPQYPGGLFXLDFSGSNRTETTPAVNHSACFHFPVAEYTDQGKYSCSYGVNISTRSFRSANSELAVTIRASMVPIIASGGSGGLALLFLLLLVICLVSRRTRRSSKPSTETDQRECIDNRHNRGEDNKEGEDYVNFENVCYERGLEDYVHFENVCYERGLERGKRENKNEEEKGHSYGKSEDVYDNKEENTHEKMNSEDDEEDYVNVSAQDNAVTQAGASAVYSSRSKM